Within Raineyella sp. W15-4, the genomic segment AAACGCCGAGTTGACGGTACGCTACCTGCGTGACCAGCTCGGACCTGCGTGAACGGTTCATCCTCCCGCGACTGGTGGAGGCCCTGGATGACACCCGCATCGTCGTGCTCCAGGGGGCGCGGCAGGTGGGCAAATCGACGTTGGTTGAACAGGTCGCCGAGCAGCGGGACGGTGTGGTGGTGAGCCTGGACGATCCGGGTGCACGAGCCTTCGCCGCGAGTGATCCGGCCGGGTTCGTGGCGCAGGCTCCTGACAGACTGTTGGTGATCGACGAGGCTCAGCGCGTCCCCGAGCTGGTCATCGCCCTGAAGGCTGCGGTCGATCGTGACCGGCGTGCTGGGCGATTCCTTGTCACTGGGTCGGCGAACCTGCTCGATCTGTCGGCCACCCACGAATCGCTGGCCGGTCGCGCTCAGTCCCTGGTGCTGCACTCGTTCAGTCAGGGTGAGTTGGAGGGCAGCCGTGCATCGTTCATCGATGTCGTGTTCGGTGGCGACCTGCGGCCGGATCACACCAGTGTGCTGGGCCGGCAGGACTATCTGGAGCGCGCCTCCGCGGGAGGCTATCCCGAGGCACTCGCCAGGTCTGCCGGCCGGCGCCGGGACGACTGGTACAACGCCTATCTCGAGCAGATCGTCAACCGGGATGCGGTCGATGTCTCCGGACTGAGGAGGATCGCTGACCTCCCCCGAGTCCTGCGGCTGATCGCGGCCCGCGCTGGATCGGGGATGGTGTGGAGCGCCCTCGCCAGTGATGCGGGCATTCCGCGCAGCACCCTCGATCCGTACACAAAGCTGCTGGAGACGCTGTATCTGATCCACACCGTGCCGGCCTGGGCGGCCAAGCTCACTGCCCGGGAAGTGAAACAGCCGAAGGTGTTCGTGGTCGACACCGGTCTGGCTGCCGCACTACTCGGCGTCACGCCGGCTGCGCTGGGGCCGACCAGGCCGAACAGCCCGGCCGGGGGCCTGCTCGAGGGGTTCGTGGTCGGTGAGCTACTCCGGCAGGCGGGCTGGAGCGAACAGCGCACCAGGCTCTGTCACTACCGCGACAGTCGCGGCGCCGAGGTGGACATCGTGCTCGAGACTCCGGACAGCCGGGTTGTCGGCATCGAGGTCAAAGCGGCCGCCACCGTCCAGTCCAAGGATCTCTCCGGGCTGGGGATGCTGCGTGACCGGTTGGGCGACAGGTTTGTCGCCGGAGTCGTCCTCTATACCGGTGGGCGTTCCCAAGCTGTCGGCGAGCGCATCACCGCGGTGCCGATCGACGCCCTGTGGAGTATCGGGCCCGCTCCCCGCGGGGCCTGAACCGGCCACCGTCCCGGGGTGCTCATCTGAGTGCCCCTCTGACCTTTGGGGGGAAGGGAGGGGTGGCGCGGTGCGACGGCGGGCACGACGGTACGACGAGGCGCGTTGTCCGATTCGTGACCTCCGGGCTCTGGAAAACCGGCGGTAGTGCGCATGTACTGGAAGCAGCCAGGGGCGTCGCGAGTCGGCGCGCATGCACCGACCACCACCACTGACCGGATCCCCTCGGGGAGTCCGAGGGGAGAGAATCGGAAGGAGATCATCCCCATGAAGAGGTGGACGCGTTGGGAGGACTACGTCGCTCTGGCGGCCGGCCTGTTCACCGTCCTGGCAGCGCTCATCTGGACGACCACCA encodes:
- a CDS encoding ATP-binding protein gives rise to the protein MTSSDLRERFILPRLVEALDDTRIVVLQGARQVGKSTLVEQVAEQRDGVVVSLDDPGARAFAASDPAGFVAQAPDRLLVIDEAQRVPELVIALKAAVDRDRRAGRFLVTGSANLLDLSATHESLAGRAQSLVLHSFSQGELEGSRASFIDVVFGGDLRPDHTSVLGRQDYLERASAGGYPEALARSAGRRRDDWYNAYLEQIVNRDAVDVSGLRRIADLPRVLRLIAARAGSGMVWSALASDAGIPRSTLDPYTKLLETLYLIHTVPAWAAKLTAREVKQPKVFVVDTGLAAALLGVTPAALGPTRPNSPAGGLLEGFVVGELLRQAGWSEQRTRLCHYRDSRGAEVDIVLETPDSRVVGIEVKAAATVQSKDLSGLGMLRDRLGDRFVAGVVLYTGGRSQAVGERITAVPIDALWSIGPAPRGA